In the Lepidochelys kempii isolate rLepKem1 chromosome 3, rLepKem1.hap2, whole genome shotgun sequence genome, one interval contains:
- the LOC140909056 gene encoding uncharacterized protein — translation MDVEALYTNIPHTDGLQAVRNSIPNNVTANLVAELCDFVLTHNYFTFGDHVYLQISGTAMGTHMAPQYANIFMADLEQCFLNSRPLMPLLYLRYTDDIFIIWTHGKEALEEFHHDFNNFHPNINLSLDQSTQEIHFLDTTVLISDGRINPTLYRKHTDRYSYLHASSFHPDHTTRSIVYSQVRQYNRICSNPSDRDKHLQDLYQTFLQLQYPPAEVKKQIDRARRVPRSHLLQDRPNKENNRTPLAITFSPQLKPLQRIIKDLQPILKDDPSLSQILGDRPVLAYRQPPSLKQILTNNHIPHNRTTNPGTYPCNKARCQLCPLIYSGDTITGPNHISHTIRGSFTCTSTSVIYAIMCQQCPSAM, via the coding sequence atggatgtagaagccctctacaccaacattccacacacagatggactacaagccgtcaggaacagtatccccaataatgtcacggcaaacctggtggctgaactttgtgactttgtccttacccataactattttacatttggggaccatgtataccttcaaatcagtggcactgctatgggtacccacatggccccacagtatgccaacatttttatggctgacttagaacaatgcttcctcaactctcgtcccttaatgcccctactctacttgcgctacactgatgacatcttcatcatctggacccatggaaaagaagcccttgaggaattccaccatgatttcaacaatttccaccccaacatcaacctcagcctggaccagtccacacaagagatccacttcctggacactacggtgctaataagcgatggtcgcATAAAccccaccctataccggaaacatactgaccgctattcctacctacatgcctccagctttcacccagaccacaccacacgatccatcgtctacagccaagttcgacaatacaaccgcatttgctccaacccctcagacagagacaaacacctacaagatctctatcaaacattcttacaactacaatacccacctgctgaagtgaagaaacaaattgacagagccagaagagtacccagaagtcacctactacaggacaggcccaacaaagaaaataacagaacgccactagccatcaccttcagcccccaactaaaacctctccaacgcatcatcaaggatctacaacctatcctgaaggatgacccatcactctcacaaatcttgggagacaggccagtccttgcctacagacagccccccagcctgaagcaaatactgaccaacaaccacataccacacaacagaaccactaacccaggaacctatccttgcaacaaagcccgttgccaactgtgcccacttatctattcaggggacaccatcacagggcctaatcacatcagccacactatcagaggctcgttcacctgcacatctaccagtgtgatatatgccatcatgtgccagcaatgcccctctgccatgtaa